The genomic DNA GGAGGACCGAACCCACTTAGGTTGAAAACTGAGGGGATGAGCTGTGGATAGGGGTGAAAGGCCAATCAAACTTCGTGATAGCTGGTTCTCTCCGAAATGCATTTAGGTGCAGCGTTGCGTGTTTCTTGCCGGAGGTAGAGCTACTGGATGGCCGATGGGCCCTACAAGGTTACTGACGTCAGCCAAACTCCGAATGCCGGTAAGTGAGAGCGCAGCAGTGAGACTGTGGGGGATAAGCTTCATAGTCGAGAGGGAAACAACCCAGACCACCAACTAAGGTCCCAAAGCGCGTGCTAAGTGGGAAAGGATGTGGAGTTGCTGTGACAACCAGGAGGTTGGCTTAGAAGCAGCCACCCTTGAAAGAGTGCGTAATAGCTCACTGGTCAAGTGATTCCGCGCCGACAATGTAACGGGGCTCAAGCACGCCACCGAAGTTGTGGCATTGACATTATTGGTAGGCCTTCGTGGTCCAGCCGTGTTGATGGGTAGGAGAGCGTCGTGTGGCCAGCGAAGCGGCGGTGTGAACCAGCCGTGGAGGCTACACGAGTGAGAATGCAGGCATGAGTAGCGAATGACGTGTGAGAAACACGTCCTCCGAAAGACCAAGGGTTCCAGGGTCAAGCTAATCTTCCCTGGGTAAGTCGGGACCTAAGGCGAGGCCGACAGGCGTAGTCGATGGACAACGGGTTGATATTCCCGTACCGGCGAAGAACCGCCCAAGCTAATCCAGTAGTGCTAAGTGTCTGAATCCCAGTGACTGATCCCTTCGGGGTGACGCTCTGGGCCTAGCGCACGACCCCATTCTGGTGCGGTTAGCGTATTAACAGGTGTGACGCAGGAAGGTAGTCCAGCCGGGCGATGGTAGTCCTGGTGCAAGTGCGTAGGCCGAGTCGTAGGCAAATCCGCGACTCACATAGGCTGAGACACGATGCGGATAAAAAGTGGATGATCCTATGCTGCCAAGAAAAGCATCGACGCGAGGTTCAAGCCGCCCGTACCCCAAACCGACTCAGGTGGTCAGGTAGAGAATACCAAGGAGATCGAGAGAATCGTGGTTAAGGAACTCGGCAAAATGCCCCCGTAACTTCGGGAGAAGGGGGGCCTTCGGCGTATAGGGATTTACTCCCAAAAGCGTTTGGAGGCCGCAGAGACTAGTGGGTAGCGACTGTTTACTAAAAACACAGGTCCGTGCTAAGTCGCAAGACGATGTATACGGACTGACGCCTGCCCGGTGCTGGAAGGTTAAGAGGACCGGTTAGCCGCAAGGCGAAGCTGAGAATTTAAGCCCCAGTAAACGGCGGTGGTAACTATAACCATCCTAAGGTAGCGAAATTCCTTGTCGGGTAAGTTCCGACCTGCACGAATGGCGTAACGACTTCCCAACTGTCTCAACCGCGAACTCGGCGAAATTGCATTACGAGTAAAGATGCTCGTTACGCGCAGCAGGACGGAAAGACCCCGTGACCTTTACTACAGCTTGGTATTGGTGTTCGGTGTGGCTTGTGTAGGATAGGTGGGAGACTTTGAAGCGTGGACGCTAGTTCATGTGGAGTCATTGTTGAAATACCACTCTGGTCACTCTGGATATCTAACTTCGAACCGTAATCCGGTTCAGGGACAGTGCCTGGTGGGTAGTTTAACTGGGGCGGTTGCCTCCCAAAAAGTAACGGAGGCGCCCAAAGGTTCCCTCAACCTGGTTGGTAATCAGGTGTCGAGTGTAAGTGCACAAGGGAGCTTGACTGTGAGACTGACAGGTCGAGCAGGGACGAAAGTCGGGACTAGTGATCCGGCAGTGGCTTGTGGAAGCGCTGTCGCTCAACGGATAAAAGGTACCTCGGGGATAACAGGCTGATCTTGCCCAAGAGTCCATATCGACGGCATGGTTTGGCACCTCGATGTCGGCTCGTCGCATCCTGGGGCTGGAGTAGGTCCCAAGGGTTGGGCTGTTCGCCCATTAAAGCGGTACGCGAGCTGGGTTTAGAACGTCGTGAGACAGTTCGGTCCCTATCCGCTGCGCGCGTAGGAAATTTGAGAGGATCTGACCCTAGTACGAGAGGACCGGGTTGGACGAACCTCTGGTGTGTCAGTTGTTCCGCCAGGAGCACCGCTGATTAGCTACGTTCGGGATGGATAACCGCTGAAAGCATCTAAGCGGGAAGCCGGCCTCAAGATGAGATTTCCATACCTTCGGGTGAGAGGCTCCCAGCCAGACTACTGGGTTGATAGGCCAGATGTGGAAGCACGGTAACGTGTGCAGCTGACTGGTACTAATAAGCCGATGACTTGATAACACACCCGTTTGTTGGTGCTACGCGTCCACTGAGTGGTTCTCGATGTACGGTCGAGAACCACATAACAATGACTTTGTTATGTGTTTTGATTGAAACATCAATAGTGTTTCGGCGGCCATAGCGTGAGGGAAACGCCCGGTTACATTCCGAACCCGGAAGCTAAGCCTCACAGCGCCGATGGTACTGCAGGGGGGACCCTGTGGGAGAGTAGGACACCGCCGGACTTCTTTTAAGCAAATGGCCACCCATCGTTGGGTGGCCATTTCGCGTTAACAACACAACCAGGAGAGCGACCCGAGAGGGTGGCTCTCCTGCGTTAACGTCGCAGCACGCCCGTCACCGCTTCAACCGGGATTCCAGAAGCGCGGCCGTCTCTTTGACGGACTCAGCCAGCTGCTGTTCGTCTACGTCGTCTCCGCCCCAGGTGACGGCCACCGCGGCCACCGGCCAGCCGGAGTGGTCGCGCACGGCGGCACCGACCGATCGAAGTCCGTCGGCGACTTCGCTGTCCTCGACGGCGAAGCCACGGGCTCGCACTTCACGGAGCAGCTCACGCAACTCACCCGGTGTGCGAGGTCCACGGCCAGTACGATCCGGAAACGCAGAGGCATTCGGATAGAGCGCTCTGACCTGCTCCCTCGGAAGCACGGCGAGCATCGCCCGTCCGCTGGCCGTGAGGTGCGCCGGCAGACGGACGCCCACCTCCGTCACCAGCGCCGGTCGTCGGGGCGCGCGTTCCTCGACGATGTACAGCACGTCACCGCCGCTCATGACGGCGAGGTGTGCGCTTTCTCCGAGTCGATCCGAGAGGGCCCCGACCAGCGTGCGGCCGAGTCGCGCCAGTGGTTGCTGGCGTGCGTATCCGCTGGCGAGTTCGAACGCTGAGGTACCGAGGCCCCATCGACGCTCCTCGCTCAGGTGCAGCACGAACCCGTGCGCCGACAGTGTCGACAGCAGGTGGTAGACGGTCGAGCGGGGCAGTCCGAGCTCACGGGCGATCGCCGATGCGGCCACCGGTGCGGGGCGGCCGGCCAGGTATCGGAGAATGCGAAGCGTGCCGTCGGCCGCGGGGACCTGAGCGGTCTCGGCTTTGTCTGGGATCACAGACACAGGATGTCATGAACCGCTGTCGGCGTCGAGCTGTCGGGTGTGGAATCGAAGCATGAGTGATCTGCCTTCCGTTCTCGTCGGCCACCAGCCGCTGGCCCCCGCCGATGTCGTCGCGGTGGCCCGCGACGGCGCACCCGTGGTCATTGCCGCCGAGGCGCTCGACCGCGTCGCGCACACGCGCAACGTCATCGACGGCCTTGCCGCTGATCCGCACCCGCACTACGGCGTCTCCACCGGCTTCGGCGCGCTGGCGACCACGTTCATCGCCCCCGATCGCCGGCTGCAGCTGCAGGCCAGCCTGATCCGGTCGCACGCCGCCGGCACGGGTGCCGAAGTCGAGCGCGAGGTCATCCGCGGGCTGCAACTGCTCCGCCTGCAGACTCTTGCCTCAGGGCGCACCGGTGTGCGTCCGATCGTCGTGGAGACCTACGCCGCGATGCTCAACGCCGGAGTGACCCCGGTGGTGCGTGAGTACGGTTCACTCGGGTGCTCCGGTGACCTCGCGCCTCTCGCGCACATCGCCCTCGCCGCGATGGGGGAGGGTGAGGTCAGGGACGCCGCCGGTGCACTGCGTCCGGCATCCGAGGCACTGACCGCCGCCGGCATCGAGCCGGTCACGCTGGTCGAGAAGGAGGGGCTCGCGCTCATCAACGGCACCGACGGCATGCTCGGAATGCTCGTGCTCGCGCTGCACGACCTGGAGGCGCTGCTCGTCACGGCCGATATCGC from Microbacterium sp. LWO13-1.2 includes the following:
- a CDS encoding IclR family transcriptional regulator, whose protein sequence is MIPDKAETAQVPAADGTLRILRYLAGRPAPVAASAIARELGLPRSTVYHLLSTLSAHGFVLHLSEERRWGLGTSAFELASGYARQQPLARLGRTLVGALSDRLGESAHLAVMSGGDVLYIVEERAPRRPALVTEVGVRLPAHLTASGRAMLAVLPREQVRALYPNASAFPDRTGRGPRTPGELRELLREVRARGFAVEDSEVADGLRSVGAAVRDHSGWPVAAVAVTWGGDDVDEQQLAESVKETAALLESRLKR